In a genomic window of Arthrobacter woluwensis:
- the pheA gene encoding prephenate dehydratase — protein MSAATPRYTYLGPEGTFTEAALLQVPGASEAIRIPVSNAKVALEKVRLGDADAAMIPIENSVEGGVPATLDAIATGSELRIIREVLVPVNFQLVALKGTALEDIRVVSTHGHAWAQTREWFDEHRPGVEYLTAPSTAAAAVALLEKDPQHQAAVCAPIVARSHPELEVLAENIGDNPDAVTRFILVSRPGSMPRPTGADKTTLVVPLPEDHPGALMEILEQFASRGVNLSRIESRPTGQYLGHYFFSIDADGHAHEARVQQALAGLHRISPATRFLGSYARADAQSPVVAPHNSDAAFAAADQWVAGILEDGAAG, from the coding sequence ATGAGCGCTGCAACGCCCCGCTACACCTACCTGGGCCCGGAAGGCACCTTCACCGAGGCCGCGCTCCTCCAGGTGCCCGGCGCCTCCGAGGCCATCCGCATCCCCGTCAGCAACGCCAAGGTGGCGCTCGAGAAGGTGCGTCTGGGTGACGCCGACGCCGCGATGATCCCCATTGAGAACTCGGTGGAGGGCGGCGTTCCCGCCACGCTGGACGCCATCGCCACGGGCAGCGAGCTCCGGATCATCCGCGAGGTGCTGGTGCCGGTGAACTTCCAGCTGGTCGCACTGAAGGGGACCGCGCTCGAGGACATCCGCGTCGTCTCCACCCACGGCCATGCCTGGGCGCAGACCCGCGAATGGTTCGACGAGCACCGCCCCGGCGTCGAGTACCTGACCGCGCCGTCGACGGCGGCCGCCGCCGTCGCGCTCCTGGAGAAGGACCCGCAGCACCAGGCCGCCGTCTGCGCGCCGATCGTGGCGCGCAGCCACCCCGAGCTCGAGGTGCTCGCGGAGAACATCGGCGACAACCCGGATGCCGTCACCCGCTTCATCCTCGTGTCGCGGCCGGGTTCGATGCCACGCCCGACCGGGGCGGACAAGACCACGCTCGTGGTGCCGCTGCCCGAGGACCACCCGGGCGCGCTCATGGAGATCCTGGAACAGTTCGCCAGCCGGGGCGTGAACCTGAGCCGGATCGAATCGCGCCCCACCGGCCAGTACCTGGGCCACTACTTCTTCAGCATCGACGCCGACGGCCACGCTCACGAGGCCCGGGTCCAGCAGGCGCTCGCGGGCCTGCACCGCATCAGCCCCGCCACGCGCTTCCTCGGCTCGTACGCACGGGCCGATGCGCAGTCGCCCGTGGTCGCGCCGCACAATTCGGACGCCGCCTTCGCCGCCGCGGATCAGTGGGTGGCCGGGATCCTGGAGGACGGCGCGGCGGGGTAG